Proteins found in one Sulfuricurvum sp. IAE1 genomic segment:
- a CDS encoding Na+/H+ antiporter NhaC family protein — protein sequence MVGEIIIADFHPLEALFLASERFGTLLREGWVLKTLAFAVMVGSVMFLIERSGGVSGLVHELSVKRPLVRSRRGALIPSFIAGLVIFIESSITSLVAGAIGRPFCDRYGISRAKLAFVCDSTSAPVCSIITLNGWGALLLGLIGGQIAAGLIVGESAVWLVESIAFNFYAYVALAVTFIAVWYDIDLGPMRHARIHEPSPQTADPDGAIGFFLWPIVWMIAGVIGFMFLTGEGNIVKGSGSSSIFYTLLLTLALMWVYYHSKGAMKTAEFFRTAFEGAKSMVPIASILLFAFAIGGVCSDMEVGQYLASFVGDYLPSQYLAAAIFLLSAVIAFATGTSWGTFSIMLPIAVPLAVALGAPPALVMGAVISGGVFGDHCSPISDTTIISAMASGCDVIEHTKTQLPYALISALIAFILFVGAGVLG from the coding sequence GTGGTCGGAGAGATCATTATTGCCGATTTTCATCCCCTTGAGGCCCTGTTTCTCGCCTCAGAGCGTTTCGGCACCCTGCTTCGCGAGGGGTGGGTCCTCAAAACGCTCGCCTTTGCCGTGATGGTGGGATCGGTCATGTTTCTCATCGAACGCAGCGGCGGGGTGAGCGGCCTCGTTCACGAACTGAGCGTCAAACGCCCCCTCGTCCGGTCCAGACGGGGTGCCCTCATCCCCAGCTTTATCGCGGGCCTTGTGATTTTTATCGAATCCTCCATCACCTCTCTGGTTGCGGGGGCGATCGGGCGGCCGTTTTGCGACCGCTACGGAATCAGCCGCGCCAAACTCGCGTTTGTATGCGATTCGACCTCGGCACCGGTGTGTTCGATCATCACCCTCAACGGCTGGGGGGCGTTGCTGCTGGGACTCATCGGGGGGCAAATCGCCGCAGGCCTCATCGTCGGCGAAAGCGCCGTATGGCTTGTCGAATCGATCGCGTTCAATTTTTACGCCTACGTCGCGCTGGCGGTGACGTTCATTGCCGTCTGGTACGACATCGATCTGGGGCCCATGCGCCATGCCCGTATACACGAACCGTCCCCGCAAACCGCCGATCCCGACGGCGCGATCGGCTTTTTCCTCTGGCCGATCGTCTGGATGATCGCAGGGGTGATCGGGTTCATGTTCCTCACCGGAGAGGGCAATATCGTCAAAGGTTCCGGATCAAGCTCCATTTTTTACACGCTGCTGCTCACCCTTGCGCTCATGTGGGTCTATTACCACTCCAAAGGGGCGATGAAAACCGCCGAATTTTTCCGAACAGCGTTCGAGGGGGCCAAATCGATGGTCCCCATCGCCTCGATTCTGCTGTTCGCGTTTGCGATCGGCGGGGTCTGTTCGGACATGGAGGTGGGGCAATACCTCGCCTCGTTCGTCGGCGACTACCTCCCCTCTCAGTACCTCGCGGCGGCGATCTTTCTCCTCTCGGCGGTCATCGCGTTTGCAACGGGGACGAGCTGGGGGACGTTTAGCATCATGCTTCCCATCGCCGTGCCGCTCGCCGTCGCCCTGGGTGCCCCTCCGGCCCTCGTGATGGGCGCGGTGATCTCGGGAGGAGTATTCGGCGACCACTGTTCCCCCATTTCCGATACCACCATCATCTCGGCCATGGCCTCGGGATGCGACGTGATCGAACATACCAAAACGCAGCTTCCCTACGCCCTCATCTCGGCGCTGATCGCGTTCATCCTCTTCGTCGGTGCGGGAGTTTTGGGATGA
- a CDS encoding acyl-CoA acyltransferase gives MALTVRKASETDIEMIAQALLESSRAGKRVGLFDLVFNTSDEEALLGHLKRLALTSTKSYCHFSNFFVAVSGNQNAGVICGYEPRIATHEIFSKALEEIGFDESYHERIAAYLLCEGEVDNKTYVLDFLYVKPEFKTVDVYKELIGKSMLTARLKGYRKVQTSIEIGSAETEMIYKKLGFGVIDEKRSEYYKEQFGRAGIMRLQLSL, from the coding sequence GCCCAAGCGCTCCTGGAAAGTTCAAGGGCCGGAAAAAGAGTCGGTCTTTTCGACCTGGTGTTCAATACCTCCGACGAGGAGGCGCTTCTCGGCCACCTAAAGCGCCTCGCCCTCACTTCCACCAAAAGCTATTGCCACTTCTCCAATTTTTTCGTCGCCGTTTCAGGAAACCAGAATGCGGGGGTCATTTGCGGCTACGAACCCCGCATCGCCACCCACGAGATCTTTTCCAAAGCGCTCGAAGAGATCGGCTTCGACGAGAGCTACCATGAACGGATCGCCGCGTACCTGCTGTGCGAGGGGGAGGTGGACAACAAGACCTACGTCCTGGATTTCCTCTACGTCAAACCCGAATTCAAGACGGTTGACGTTTACAAGGAACTGATCGGCAAAAGCATGCTCACCGCGCGCCTGAAAGGGTACCGGAAAGTACAGACCTCCATCGAAATCGGCTCGGCCGAAACCGAGATGATCTACAAAAAACTGGGCTTCGGCGTCATCGACGAAAAACGGAGCGAATACTACAAAGAGCAGTTCGGGCGCGCCGGGATCATGCGGCTGCAGCTCTCCCTCTAA
- a CDS encoding response regulator transcription factor — protein sequence MRAKILLLEDDPNLSESVGEYLEENGYEVVCVYDAQEAEDAMFEQKFDLLLLDVNVPGGDGFSLLKSSRADGNATPAIFITSRNAMSDLESGFESGGDDYLRKPFELKELLLRIKTILKRNFFHNPSETLDLGGGITYDIDSQTLRVGGKEQNLQLKEHKLLKLFIQHPNELLSHERIMEHLWDYDETPSDGSLRTYIKTLRKYLGKDRIVSHKRLGYQFR from the coding sequence ATGAGGGCGAAAATTCTCCTTCTCGAAGACGACCCGAACCTTTCCGAAAGCGTGGGCGAATACCTTGAAGAGAACGGTTATGAGGTGGTCTGCGTCTACGACGCGCAAGAGGCCGAAGACGCCATGTTCGAGCAAAAGTTCGATCTGCTCCTCCTGGACGTCAACGTCCCCGGAGGCGACGGTTTTTCACTTCTCAAATCCTCGCGGGCCGACGGAAACGCCACCCCCGCGATCTTCATCACCTCGCGCAACGCGATGAGCGACCTCGAAAGCGGATTCGAAAGCGGCGGCGACGATTACCTGCGCAAACCCTTTGAACTCAAAGAGCTGTTACTGCGGATCAAAACGATCCTCAAGCGCAACTTTTTCCACAACCCTTCCGAAACCCTCGATCTGGGCGGAGGGATCACCTACGACATCGACAGCCAGACCCTACGGGTCGGGGGAAAAGAGCAGAACCTGCAACTCAAAGAGCACAAACTTCTCAAACTCTTTATCCAGCATCCGAACGAACTCCTCTCCCACGAAAGGATTATGGAGCATTTGTGGGATTACGACGAAACCCCCAGCGACGGGAGCCTGCGAACCTACATCAAAACCCTGCGCAAATACCTCGGAAAGGATCGGATTGTCAGCCACAAACGCCTCGGGTATCAGTTTCGCTAA